AAAACTATTCTATATTGCACCATCGGGAATAAACCGAGTTGATATACCATTTCTTCTTCGCCTGTTTCAGTATTAAATGTCATCGTATAGGGGTTTTCCCGGTTTATGAAATTTTGAATATCAAAAGATAATTCATGTGAAACTTTTTTTCCGTCTAACCTGAAAGCTATTTTTATATCAGGCCTGATATAATCTTCAAATTGTTTTGAAAACGGGTTTCCTTCGTCAAGTTCTGTCTGCCCGCTTTGCATTGATTTCTCAATATCAACAGGTGTATATCTTAATCCTCCCGCCCATGTGAGTTTTCCGTCAACGGCTATTACTTTTTTATATTTTGCATTTTCTTTGTTAGGGAATAATTCAAATTCTTTTCCTGCCAAAGCATTAACAACATAATTTCCGTTAAAAGCTGTATTTCTTAATATTCCGTCGCTCCCTTTATATTTCGATTCATATAATGAACCGGTTAAAAGATAATAAAACCCTTTATCCATAAATCGTTCAATTGTGAGTTCTATTCCGTAATTTGCACCACTGCCTCCGTTTATCAACGAATCGGGTGTAAATCTTGTAAAAGAATTGCTGTTTAAAATTGAATAAGAACTTTCGACCGGTTCAACTACTGCCTGAAATATATCCTGATAATATGTTTCTGCTTTTAATCGTAAATTTTTATTAATTTGAAGATTATATCCCAAAACAAAGTGATGACTTTTTGTAAAATCCAAATCTTCGTTTGGCACGGAATAGTCTAAATCGGGCAATTCAACCTGTTTGAAATAAACACTTAAGGGCTGACAAATACTATGTAAACCATAAGCAAGTGCAAGCGATTGAGTATCAGAAAAGTTCCATTTTATTCCGAATCGGGGTTCAACAGAATTATTGTTATTTAATACTAATTGTTGATAATGAATACCCGGATTAAATATCAAATTATCAGTCAGTTTGTATTGCCATTGAAAAAATGCTTCGTACAAATATGTAAAATCATTATTATCTAATCTTGTAATAAACCTGTCATAGCTTGCATCATAAATAGAATCAATCAGATTCATAGTGATTTTTTTCATATTCACACCTATTCTGAAATTATGATGAGAATTAATCTTTTTATTGATATAAAAATTTCCGAAAATTCTTGAATCTGTTATATCCATCCGAACATAAGGAGTTGGAATATTTGTTAAAGTGCTTACAGAATCAACAACATTATAATTAATCATTGTTGATGTACCGATAATAAGTTTTGAATATGTATTCCGGTTAATTAAATATGTGTGTGAAGCCCCGATTATTCCCATTTCACTTTTTGAAACAACATCTCTGTTTTCGTAAGCATAAGTATTTTCATCTTCTTTCGTTAAATCTCTTTCACTGTATAAAAAATTTATATCGCTGATTCCTCCAAGTCCGAAAATTGTTATTTTTCCGATATTTTTTGTCGGAAAATTCAGTTTAAAAGTTAAATCCTGATAATTAGGGACAGCTTCTCCGGTTCCTACGTTAATACCCAATGCTTGCAGAGCGCCCATTGTAGAATAACGATAATTAATTAAATATGAAGACTTATTATTTCTGAAAACAGGGCCTTCAGCACCAATTTCAAAACCGTTAAAACCAACTTGTCCGAGAAATTCGTGTTTACTGTAATTTCCGTTACGCATTTTTAAATCAAATACTCCTGAATAAGCATTTCCGTATTCGGCAGGAAAAGCAGCTGTCATAAAATCGGAATTAGAAAGCACATTATTATTTAACATCCCTACCGGGCCGCCTGTTGCACCGACTTGTCCGAAATGGTTCGGATTAGGAATATCAATACCTTCAAGTCTCCATAATAAACCTGCCGGTGAATTTCCGCGAATTACAATATCGTTAAGGTTATCGTTTGAAGTGCAGACACCGGCATAATTTGCAGCCATTCTTGAAACATCATTCCTCGCCCCTGCATATCGCTGACTTTCTTCCACAGAAAAAGCCCTGACACTTGTACTTGCCATTTTATTTATTGTTTCACCTTTTTTTCCGGCAGTTACTACAACTTCATCTATTGCCATAACTTTTTCTTCCATCTCAATGTGTAATACAAGTTCTTTTCCTGATGTTAAATTTAAATTGCTTAAAAAAGTTGTATTAAATCCCATATAACTGATTT
This genomic window from Bacteroidales bacterium contains:
- a CDS encoding TonB-dependent receptor, producing the protein MNNLKMIGISVVMIIIVASNINAQNITQSIRGQIIEKQTQAKLPGAIIMLSESDPVVVTMTDKNGYFLLENVPVGRISLEISYMGFNTTFLSNLNLTSGKELVLHIEMEEKVMAIDEVVVTAGKKGETINKMASTSVRAFSVEESQRYAGARNDVSRMAANYAGVCTSNDNLNDIVIRGNSPAGLLWRLEGIDIPNPNHFGQVGATGGPVGMLNNNVLSNSDFMTAAFPAEYGNAYSGVFDLKMRNGNYSKHEFLGQVGFNGFEIGAEGPVFRNNKSSYLINYRYSTMGALQALGINVGTGEAVPNYQDLTFKLNFPTKNIGKITIFGLGGISDINFLYSERDLTKEDENTYAYENRDVVSKSEMGIIGASHTYLINRNTYSKLIIGTSTMINYNVVDSVSTLTNIPTPYVRMDITDSRIFGNFYINKKINSHHNFRIGVNMKKITMNLIDSIYDASYDRFITRLDNNDFTYLYEAFFQWQYKLTDNLIFNPGIHYQQLVLNNNNSVEPRFGIKWNFSDTQSLALAYGLHSICQPLSVYFKQVELPDLDYSVPNEDLDFTKSHHFVLGYNLQINKNLRLKAETYYQDIFQAVVEPVESSYSILNSNSFTRFTPDSLINGGSGANYGIELTIERFMDKGFYYLLTGSLYESKYKGSDGILRNTAFNGNYVVNALAGKEFELFPNKENAKYKKVIAVDGKLTWAGGLRYTPVDIEKSMQSGQTELDEGNPFSKQFEDYIRPDIKIAFRLDGKKVSHELSFDIQNFINRENPYTMTFNTETGEEEMVYQLGLFPMVQYRIVF